A region from the Brassica napus cultivar Da-Ae chromosome C8, Da-Ae, whole genome shotgun sequence genome encodes:
- the LOC106413764 gene encoding DNA-directed RNA polymerases II, IV and V subunit 9B, giving the protein MSTMKFCRECNNILYPKEDREQSILLYACRNCDHQEAADDNCVYRNEVHHSVSEQTQILSDVASDPTLPRTKAVRCAKCQHGEAVFFQATARGEEGMTLFFVCCNPNCGHRWRE; this is encoded by the exons ATGAGTACCATGAAGTTCTGTCGCGAATG TAATAACATCTTGTATCCGAAGGAAGACAGGGAGCAGTCGATACTCCTCTACGCCTGCCGTAATTGCGATCACCAG GAAGCAGCGGATGACAACTGTGTTTACAGAAACGAGGTTCACCATTCTGTTAGTGAACAAACTCAGATCCTCTCTGACGTTGCCTCTGACCCGACTCTTCCCCGCACCAAGGCCGTGCGCTGCGCCAAGTGTCAACACGGCGAAGCTGTCTTCTTCCAG GCTACTGCTAGAGGTGAAGAAGGAATGACTCTGTTCTTCGTTTGCTGCAACCCTAATTGTGGCCATCGCTGGAGAGAATAG